The following are encoded in a window of Brevibacillus ruminantium genomic DNA:
- a CDS encoding TadE/TadG family type IV pilus assembly protein, with translation MRLKQMIRNEKGSMTVEFLAVLPLVFVILMICWQFLIGAYAVITAQAAANEAAKVYAITGNSSEALNAAKNVVSAAGGGIGYVSGNISHGNYFTADIQVQIDLIFIPSLIRDNMDPKDRVITFHREMTGRVIR, from the coding sequence ATGCGGCTGAAGCAGATGATTCGCAATGAAAAAGGCTCGATGACAGTTGAATTTCTCGCTGTTCTTCCGCTGGTCTTTGTGATTTTGATGATCTGCTGGCAGTTTTTAATTGGGGCTTACGCTGTCATTACAGCACAAGCGGCGGCCAATGAAGCAGCGAAAGTATATGCGATCACAGGGAATTCCTCCGAGGCGCTGAACGCGGCGAAGAACGTGGTATCGGCTGCGGGCGGAGGAATCGGCTATGTGTCCGGTAATATCTCACACGGCAACTATTTTACGGCTGACATACAAGTACAGATTGACCTCATTTTCATTCCCAGTCTGATCCGCGACAATATGGACCCCAAAGACAGGGTTATCACGTTTCACCGGGAAATGACAGGTCGGGTGATTCGCTAG
- a CDS encoding VWA domain-containing protein, producing MKMTGRIATAGILICFLVMSACSPQEGGQPPGTETGNENPIASPQTNSNPNQTEPVQTNREEKIKQLQNMIPEGVAKIPTTVEEFAQFPTGIYAGRKLSDEDKEEIEKLLNQFPDIENPDQETINLYFLALLGLFAEDYPDPLDIIDQIKVASFGSPEIDDPRFAVKQNYNVQIILDASGSMAERAGGKTRMEAAKDAIMSFAESLPKEANVALRVYGHKGSGKASDKALSCGSSELVYGMEPYDASKMQDALSKFRPTGYTPIAYALQEAMKDFGGLPGVKNTNIIYLVSDGIETCDGDPVKVAKELASSDITPIVNVIGFGTDRKGQQQLEAVAEAAGGRFVLIQNQEELQRELDQAKEMADKWWRWQFDSSYENFQIHLDQEISILRFGLDWSSKSNNEDYNIFSALNELSYRNTLSEETIAALTKKYQERNKLVNRHGEELENFLNSLNNKTYKEAIETIDNLYKQNVKQ from the coding sequence ATGAAAATGACGGGAAGAATAGCAACTGCCGGAATACTAATTTGTTTTCTGGTTATGTCAGCTTGTAGTCCACAAGAGGGGGGACAGCCTCCCGGGACGGAGACGGGTAACGAAAATCCAATCGCGTCTCCACAGACAAATTCAAATCCGAATCAAACAGAACCTGTGCAAACAAACAGGGAAGAAAAAATAAAACAATTGCAGAACATGATCCCTGAAGGAGTAGCAAAAATTCCAACAACAGTTGAAGAGTTTGCTCAATTCCCGACAGGTATTTATGCTGGTCGGAAACTGAGTGATGAGGATAAAGAGGAAATTGAAAAGTTGCTAAATCAATTCCCAGACATTGAAAATCCGGATCAGGAAACGATCAATCTATATTTTTTGGCCTTACTGGGTCTCTTTGCCGAGGATTATCCTGATCCTTTGGATATCATAGATCAGATTAAGGTTGCCTCCTTCGGCAGTCCAGAAATTGATGATCCACGCTTCGCAGTAAAGCAAAACTATAATGTGCAAATCATTCTGGATGCGAGCGGCAGCATGGCGGAAAGGGCTGGCGGGAAGACGAGAATGGAAGCGGCCAAAGACGCGATCATGTCGTTTGCCGAATCATTACCCAAAGAGGCCAATGTGGCACTCAGGGTATATGGCCACAAGGGCAGCGGCAAGGCATCGGACAAAGCGCTTTCATGCGGAAGCAGTGAGCTGGTATACGGGATGGAGCCATACGATGCAAGTAAAATGCAAGATGCTCTTTCCAAATTCCGGCCGACTGGATATACACCGATTGCCTATGCGCTTCAGGAAGCAATGAAAGATTTCGGTGGCTTACCTGGAGTGAAAAACACCAACATTATCTACTTGGTCAGTGATGGTATTGAGACGTGTGACGGAGATCCCGTGAAAGTAGCAAAAGAGCTGGCTTCTTCAGACATCACCCCGATTGTCAATGTCATTGGATTCGGAACGGATAGAAAAGGACAGCAACAGCTAGAAGCGGTGGCTGAGGCAGCAGGTGGCCGATTTGTGCTGATTCAAAATCAGGAAGAACTGCAAAGAGAATTAGATCAAGCAAAAGAAATGGCTGATAAATGGTGGCGATGGCAATTTGATTCCTCCTATGAAAATTTCCAAATCCATCTCGATCAGGAAATCAGTATTCTGAGATTTGGCCTGGATTGGTCATCCAAATCAAATAATGAAGATTACAACATTTTTAGTGCGTTAAATGAATTAAGCTACAGGAATACCTTATCAGAAGAAACAATTGCCGCATTAACGAAAAAATATCAGGAACGTAACAAATTAGTTAACAGACATGGAGAGGAACTGGAAAACTTCCTGAATTCCTTAAATAACAAAACATACAAAGAAGCGATTGAAACCATAGATAACCTATACAAGCAAAATGTAAAGCAATAG
- a CDS encoding type II secretion system F family protein, translating to MDDLILTCLFVSLPLFVISLRMWYQYLTQRRLLVERVSEITGYQNARTQKQENVAKRLMKRILKYGDDYAALGQRVNFFSEAHEVEDWLLKAGSPLDLTVARFQGVKIVLTLLGFFAGSVFFVLGFPLSQFGLVFWPLIGYFLPIFLIKKKGKERQQQLRYDLPEFLDTVSVTLQAGVGLDHALREVVRHFTGPIREEFSRFMQEIELGVQREQAYEQLLKRNDNPEFQLLIKALIQGMKLGVPIAVTFKLQAENMRKMRKELVKEKAAKASPKITLITTFVVAPTAVIMIGGLMVLNILGYAKVFS from the coding sequence ATGGATGACCTGATACTGACATGTTTGTTCGTTTCACTTCCGTTATTTGTCATATCTCTCAGAATGTGGTACCAATATTTGACACAAAGAAGACTGCTGGTCGAGCGTGTCTCGGAGATTACCGGATACCAAAACGCGCGGACCCAGAAGCAGGAAAACGTCGCCAAGCGATTGATGAAGCGGATTTTAAAATATGGCGATGATTATGCGGCGCTGGGTCAACGGGTCAATTTTTTCAGTGAGGCCCATGAAGTAGAGGATTGGCTATTAAAGGCAGGCAGTCCGCTTGATTTGACGGTGGCCCGTTTTCAGGGAGTCAAAATCGTCCTCACGTTGCTGGGCTTTTTTGCGGGAAGCGTATTTTTTGTCCTCGGATTTCCCCTCTCTCAGTTTGGCTTGGTGTTCTGGCCATTGATCGGGTACTTCCTCCCCATTTTCCTGATCAAGAAAAAGGGAAAGGAGCGGCAGCAACAGCTTCGCTACGACCTGCCTGAGTTTTTGGATACAGTCAGCGTTACCCTGCAAGCAGGAGTCGGCCTGGATCACGCCTTGCGGGAAGTGGTTCGCCACTTTACCGGCCCGATTCGAGAGGAGTTTTCCCGATTCATGCAGGAGATCGAGCTTGGGGTCCAACGAGAACAAGCCTATGAGCAATTGCTGAAACGAAATGACAATCCTGAATTTCAGCTTTTGATCAAGGCCTTGATTCAGGGCATGAAGCTGGGAGTGCCGATCGCTGTCACGTTTAAGCTCCAGGCTGAAAATATGCGCAAAATGCGTAAAGAACTGGTGAAGGAAAAGGCAGCCAAGGCCTCGCCGAAAATTACGCTGATTACCACATTTGTTGTCGCTCCGACGGCTGTCATTATGATCGGCGGGTTGATGGTATTAAACATCTTGGGGTATGCGAAAGTCTTTTCTTGA
- a CDS encoding type II secretion system F family protein, with protein MAIFMTVSLSVLVGIWGMYELLGYRSKKSGWKKKAEEWYGAGARRKSVLLVWGDRFDQTARAQEMRKKLKKANIPLAPSEFYAGMIVGVIGIAYLLGNIVGIGSPYHIVLSIAVIYAIQKLLFLIRRNKYQERLNDQLSEVCRMLANSLRAGLTLTQGIELVAKEMMDPVKEEFGKMSRELQLGVNFERAIADMEQRIPTRDFRIFSATLLIQRRAGGNLSEVLYEMAETLEERRLVAQEIKTMTAEQRYVSILVPIMPIVLLFMMNMMNKGFIDPLFTPVGYILLGLFLTGTVLSFVLVKKVTNIKV; from the coding sequence GTGGCTATTTTTATGACCGTTAGTCTTTCCGTACTGGTGGGGATATGGGGGATGTACGAACTTCTGGGCTATCGCTCGAAAAAGAGCGGGTGGAAAAAGAAAGCAGAAGAATGGTACGGCGCCGGGGCAAGGCGGAAAAGTGTCCTGCTCGTATGGGGAGACCGCTTCGACCAGACTGCGCGTGCCCAGGAGATGCGGAAGAAACTGAAAAAGGCCAATATTCCGCTAGCCCCCTCAGAGTTTTACGCAGGAATGATCGTCGGTGTGATCGGTATCGCCTACCTGTTGGGCAATATCGTAGGGATTGGCTCCCCCTATCATATCGTGCTGAGTATTGCCGTGATTTACGCGATTCAAAAGCTGCTGTTCCTCATCAGGCGCAACAAGTACCAGGAGCGGCTGAATGACCAGCTCTCCGAGGTATGCCGCATGCTGGCAAACTCCTTGCGGGCGGGACTTACGCTGACACAGGGAATCGAACTGGTCGCCAAAGAGATGATGGACCCGGTAAAGGAAGAGTTCGGGAAAATGTCCCGGGAATTGCAACTGGGGGTTAACTTTGAAAGGGCCATCGCGGACATGGAGCAGCGCATCCCAACACGGGATTTTCGCATCTTTTCCGCTACCCTTCTCATCCAAAGGCGAGCGGGAGGCAATCTGAGCGAGGTTTTGTACGAGATGGCCGAAACGCTGGAAGAACGCAGATTGGTGGCTCAGGAGATCAAGACGATGACAGCGGAACAGCGCTATGTATCGATTCTGGTGCCGATCATGCCGATTGTCCTGTTGTTTATGATGAACATGATGAACAAGGGCTTTATCGATCCGTTGTTTACGCCGGTGGGCTACATCCTATTAGGTTTGTTTCTGACCGGTACAGTCTTGTCATTTGTGCTTGTAAAAAAAGTGACAAACATAAAGGTGTGA
- a CDS encoding CpaF family protein, with amino-acid sequence MGLFSRKQELNKLKDQATKTLAVAPAPVQQNPYIDQLADHYKARLLREKNLERLTSLDAAELRQAIERIVSKYMSEEKVVIPRSEKELLLTRLINESVGLGPLEPLLADAEITEISINGHREVYIEKKGRLELTGLKFRDEEHLRHIVDRIVAPLGRRIDESSPMVDARLKDGSRVNAVIPPISLNGTLVSIRKFRKDPYSMNDLMQFGSFDERMSRFLQAVVQAKLNVLISGGTGSGKTTLLNALSRAIPHYERVVTIEDSAELKLDRPGVVGMEARPPNMEGKGEITIRNLVRNSLRMRPDRIIVGEVRGAEAFDMLQAMNTGHEGSLTTVHANSPNDAFNRLEGMVVMAGMDLPSSIIREYIVSALDIIVQVMRLTDGTRKMMSISEVVTTKDKKVEVNEIFHFKRTGMGSRGEVLGYYRPTGVIPHCLERLQVFGIDMDESLFRE; translated from the coding sequence ATGGGCTTGTTTTCACGTAAGCAAGAATTAAACAAACTCAAAGACCAGGCGACGAAGACGCTTGCGGTGGCACCAGCCCCTGTTCAGCAAAATCCCTATATTGATCAATTGGCTGACCACTATAAAGCAAGGCTGTTGCGGGAGAAGAATCTGGAGCGGTTGACCAGCCTGGATGCAGCAGAGCTGCGGCAAGCGATCGAGCGGATCGTGTCCAAGTACATGTCGGAAGAAAAGGTGGTCATTCCGCGCAGCGAAAAAGAGCTGTTGCTCACACGTCTGATCAACGAATCGGTGGGGCTGGGACCTCTGGAGCCGCTCTTGGCAGACGCTGAGATCACAGAGATTTCCATCAACGGGCATAGGGAAGTTTACATCGAGAAAAAGGGTCGCCTGGAATTGACCGGACTCAAATTTCGCGATGAGGAGCATTTGCGCCATATCGTGGACCGGATCGTAGCGCCGCTGGGTCGGCGGATTGACGAAAGCTCCCCGATGGTGGATGCCCGCCTGAAGGATGGCAGCCGTGTGAATGCCGTGATTCCGCCCATCAGCTTGAATGGAACGCTTGTCTCGATTCGGAAATTCCGCAAAGATCCGTACTCGATGAATGATTTGATGCAATTCGGCTCCTTTGACGAAAGGATGTCCAGATTTTTGCAAGCGGTCGTCCAGGCCAAACTGAACGTACTGATCTCCGGCGGTACGGGTAGCGGGAAAACAACCCTGCTCAACGCTCTGTCGAGAGCGATCCCGCACTACGAGCGCGTCGTCACGATCGAGGACTCCGCCGAGCTGAAGCTGGACCGCCCTGGCGTGGTCGGGATGGAAGCACGGCCGCCCAATATGGAGGGCAAAGGTGAAATCACCATCCGCAATCTGGTCCGCAACTCGCTGCGGATGAGGCCGGACCGGATTATTGTGGGTGAGGTTCGCGGCGCCGAGGCGTTCGATATGCTGCAGGCAATGAATACCGGTCACGAGGGCTCATTGACCACGGTTCACGCCAACTCGCCGAATGATGCGTTTAACCGGCTGGAGGGGATGGTCGTGATGGCCGGGATGGATTTGCCGTCCTCAATCATCCGCGAATACATCGTCAGCGCCCTGGACATTATCGTACAGGTGATGCGTCTCACCGACGGAACGCGCAAAATGATGTCCATCTCCGAGGTGGTGACGACCAAGGATAAAAAGGTGGAAGTCAATGAGATTTTCCACTTCAAACGAACGGGTATGGGCAGCCGCGGGGAAGTGTTGGGATATTACAGGCCAACAGGGGTGATCCCCCACTGTCTGGAGCGCTTGCAAGTATTTGGGATTGATATGGATGAATCGCTGTTCCGGGAATGA
- a CDS encoding AAA family ATPase, translating into MSMDTAKILVVVDYDSVKDLLSETLAQYDVQFTTSREVKLEIDRIGPDAVLLVQPEDGSGIELIQYIQNELPQAIIIFLTEKQDFVLLRDVVRAGAVEYILLPDELNLLNDRMEKIAELMHQQQRKQEASLSGQPFARGRGKVISFYSGKGGSGRTQLSSGYAQALKLESANRVLLIDLNLQYGGVETFLSLDTNRTLADLVPVLHEMNENHIRNVTQRELHSKLEVMLSPRDAETAEQMTEEFISRLIRASRRSYDYVIIDLPTHMDELTYTALEESDQIYYVMTLDTPSVQGFRLVGNLFRQLGIDTEGRLEIVVNMVSKHNEFSVADLKGLIPVPIAAQIGMDQREVQAAVNQGVPLQKTANEKKLGPVAKDIRKWVLSKLT; encoded by the coding sequence ATGAGCATGGATACGGCCAAAATACTCGTCGTCGTCGATTACGATTCTGTCAAGGATCTGCTGAGTGAAACACTGGCACAATACGATGTCCAATTCACGACATCGCGTGAAGTAAAACTGGAAATTGACCGCATCGGGCCTGACGCAGTACTGCTGGTGCAGCCGGAAGACGGCTCGGGCATTGAGTTGATCCAATACATTCAAAACGAGCTTCCGCAAGCGATCATCATCTTTTTAACCGAAAAGCAGGATTTTGTCCTGCTGCGGGATGTTGTCCGGGCGGGTGCGGTAGAGTATATCCTTCTGCCGGACGAACTGAATTTATTAAACGACCGCATGGAGAAAATCGCAGAGCTGATGCATCAACAGCAGCGAAAGCAGGAAGCCTCGTTATCGGGGCAGCCATTTGCTCGCGGGAGAGGAAAGGTGATCTCCTTTTACAGCGGAAAAGGCGGGAGCGGCCGCACGCAGCTGTCGTCCGGCTATGCACAGGCGCTAAAGCTCGAATCAGCGAACCGTGTGCTGTTGATCGATCTGAATCTGCAATACGGCGGTGTGGAGACATTTTTATCGCTGGACACCAACCGGACCCTAGCTGATCTGGTTCCCGTCCTGCATGAGATGAACGAAAACCATATTCGCAACGTCACGCAGCGTGAGCTTCATTCCAAGCTGGAAGTAATGCTGAGTCCGCGCGATGCCGAAACAGCGGAACAGATGACCGAAGAGTTTATCAGCCGCCTGATTCGCGCCAGCCGGCGCAGCTACGACTACGTGATTATTGATCTGCCGACCCACATGGATGAGCTGACCTATACGGCACTCGAGGAGTCTGATCAGATTTATTACGTAATGACTCTGGATACCCCGTCTGTTCAGGGCTTCCGCCTTGTAGGAAATCTCTTTAGACAACTTGGCATTGATACCGAGGGACGTCTCGAAATCGTGGTAAACATGGTAAGCAAACACAATGAATTTTCGGTCGCCGATTTAAAGGGCTTGATCCCCGTCCCGATTGCCGCCCAGATTGGCATGGATCAACGGGAGGTTCAAGCGGCTGTCAACCAGGGTGTACCGCTGCAAAAGACGGCCAATGAAAAGAAGCTGGGCCCTGTGGCCAAAGATATCCGCAAATGGGTACTGAGCAAATTAACGTAG
- a CDS encoding SAF domain-containing protein → MLESKRRAILFLSLSFLLAVTAGFLIVNKINEMNEQLGQMVDIYVANTDIASRAPISPEQVRAKQIPKKFVDNSYITDKAALQGQVTVVPLSEGDIITKNMIKPTAQLREENNRLVTVYASDRVIFDQQLEALDRVDIIVSYEVNDLPVTEVFMVDVPVAMVSKSENEFKGAALELPFDKVPAFIHQQHYVSVMRILKANVGKGNLVIPEPFRTRPREPGASLSDPAGRIRAGQQPVQQPMQQPLAIPQTEAAQP, encoded by the coding sequence ATGCTGGAGTCAAAACGAAGAGCAATTCTCTTTCTTTCCTTATCTTTTTTACTTGCAGTGACTGCCGGTTTTCTCATTGTGAACAAGATCAATGAGATGAATGAACAGCTTGGACAGATGGTAGATATTTATGTAGCGAATACCGACATTGCGTCGCGCGCTCCTATCTCTCCGGAACAGGTGAGGGCCAAGCAAATTCCGAAAAAGTTCGTGGACAATTCATACATAACAGACAAAGCAGCCTTGCAGGGTCAGGTCACGGTTGTTCCTTTATCGGAAGGGGATATCATCACGAAAAACATGATCAAGCCTACAGCCCAGCTCCGGGAAGAAAACAATCGCCTCGTTACGGTATACGCTTCGGATCGAGTCATTTTTGACCAGCAGCTGGAGGCTTTGGATCGTGTCGATATTATCGTTTCGTACGAGGTAAATGACCTGCCTGTGACAGAGGTATTCATGGTTGACGTACCAGTCGCGATGGTTTCAAAGTCGGAAAATGAATTTAAAGGTGCAGCGTTGGAACTGCCTTTTGACAAGGTACCCGCGTTCATCCACCAGCAGCATTATGTATCCGTCATGCGCATCTTAAAGGCCAATGTAGGCAAAGGGAACCTGGTGATCCCAGAACCCTTCCGAACGAGGCCGAGAGAGCCGGGAGCGTCTCTGTCAGATCCTGCTGGCAGAATCAGGGCAGGGCAGCAGCCCGTGCAGCAACCCATGCAGCAGCCCTTAGCAATCCCGCAAACGGAGGCTGCGCAGCCATGA
- a CDS encoding prepilin peptidase, whose protein sequence is MEWVLIVIPMCLIMVIATITDIRRRMIYNWLTLPGIAYFLIVHAILHPGQWFTYMLGMLLLGGISLLMAIVSRGQLGGGDIKLLALVGAAVGWQAGIYALVFTYILACLVAIPIWIASKFSRKTGGSQALPMAPFIAGGTTALLLLSLG, encoded by the coding sequence TTGGAATGGGTACTCATCGTCATCCCGATGTGCCTGATCATGGTCATTGCCACCATCACGGACATACGCCGACGCATGATCTATAACTGGCTTACTTTGCCGGGCATCGCCTATTTTTTAATTGTTCATGCCATTTTACACCCCGGACAATGGTTCACGTATATGCTCGGTATGCTCCTTTTGGGGGGAATCAGCTTGCTGATGGCCATTGTCAGCCGAGGACAACTGGGCGGAGGGGACATCAAGCTCCTCGCGCTGGTGGGAGCAGCAGTGGGATGGCAGGCAGGAATCTATGCACTTGTTTTTACGTATATCCTTGCTTGTCTTGTCGCCATACCGATCTGGATTGCCAGCAAATTTTCTCGAAAGACGGGAGGATCCCAGGCGCTGCCAATGGCCCCTTTCATTGCAGGGGGAACGACGGCTTTGCTTTTGCTGTCCCTTGGCTAA